In a genomic window of Pontibacter liquoris:
- a CDS encoding four-helix bundle copper-binding protein, whose translation MKSEQTNNLEHLLVKCMTACETCATLCLQEDDVKMMVPCIRLDRDCADICVLTAQFVARDSAHAVHVMKECIEICRKCAAECRKHDMDHCQKCADACEECADACQQWIGSRKATA comes from the coding sequence ATGAAATCAGAGCAAACGAATAACCTCGAACACCTACTTGTAAAATGCATGACCGCCTGCGAAACCTGCGCCACACTTTGCCTGCAGGAAGATGACGTGAAAATGATGGTTCCCTGCATCCGGCTGGACCGTGATTGTGCCGATATCTGTGTGCTGACGGCACAGTTTGTTGCCCGGGATTCGGCCCATGCCGTGCATGTGATGAAAGAGTGTATTGAGATATGCCGCAAGTGCGCTGCTGAGTGCCGAAAGCATGACATGGATCATTGCCAGAAATGCGCCGATGCCTGCGAAGAATGCGCCGATGCCTGCCAGCAATGGATTGGCAGCAGAAAAGCCACCGCATAG